The Streptomyces capitiformicae genome contains the following window.
GGGCTGGAACCCCACCGCGAGACCATAGCCGTCGTCGCGGACGCCGGCCTGGCCCCCGAGCGCGTGTGGCTCCAGTCGGCCCGGCAGCTCGAACTCCCGACTCCCGGAACCTGGCTCTTCGACCCGCCGCACACGGCGATCCGCTTCATCGCCAAGCATGTCGGCATGGCCCATGTGCACGGCCGTTTCGAACGCTTCGAGGGCGGCCTGCGCGTCGAGCACGACATGTCCCAGTCCCGCGTCCATGTCCGCATCGACGCGTCCAGCATCACCACGGGCAACAACACCCGCGACACGCACCTGCGTTCCGCCGACTTCCTGGACGTCGAACGCTTCCCGTACATCGACTTCACCAGCCACCGCTTCGCCTACCGCGGCGGCAGCAAGTGGACCCTGCTGGGCAGCCTGACCATGCACGGCGTGAGCCGGTCGGTGGCCCTGGACACGACCTACCTGGGCACGGTCAACGGCGGCTACGGCGAGGAGTTGCGCTGCGCGGCCCTCGCCAAGTCGGAACTGCACCGCGAGGACTACACACTCAACTGGCGCTCGATGCTGGCGCGCGGCATCGCCGTCGTCGGCCCCACCATCCAGCTGGAACTGGACGTCCAGGCGATGTACCGCACCCACGACACCCCGACTCCGCCGGACTAGAAGCACAGGGGCCGGTCGATATCCGTTCAGGTCCTGTTCATTTCGGGGCGGTCGCCCACATGATCCGGCCAGACCGGCGAAGAAGGAGGGGAGAGCGCCCGGCGTTCCCGTCATGTGTAGGGGCCCACATGAGGCCAACTGTCTTGTGGACATGCGAAGAGCACTGACAGAGCATGGACAGGGAATGTATCTGGGCGGGACAGCTTCTTCTCCGCACTCAGCGGCTCTCAGGGAGGCAGCAAGGCATGGACGCGCCTCAGAACAGCCACAACAGCATGCGGCTGGTCGATATCTCCGAGATATCGCCAGCTCTGCTGGACGCGGTGGCAGGGAAGGACACGGTGCTGGGTCATGCCGTGCGACGCCACCTCCAGGAGCAAGACGGCTCGTCCAGGACGACGGGCATCGTCTTCAACAGCGCGCTGTGATCACGGTGGAAGCCGGGGCCGGGGGCTTACCTCAAGTCCCTTTCCGGCAATTCCTTCTGAAAATACATAGTTTATGCAATTTGTCCTGTGACTACTGCTATGTGTACTTCGCCGCCGACCAGAGCTGGCGCAGACGCCCCGGAGTGATGGCTCTCGACACCGTGCGGCAGGCCGTGGACCGCATCGCCGAACACGCCCGTGAGCACCGGCTCCCCATGGTGCGGATCATCCTCCACGGGGGTGAACCCCTGCTGGTCGGCAAGGCGCACCTCGGCGAACTGCTCACCGTCCTCGCCGAGCGCCTCGCCCCGGAAGTGGAGGTGCGCTGCTCGCTCCAGTCGAACGGCACCCTCCTCGACCACGACTTCCTCGAACTGCTGCTCCGCCATCGGGTCGGCGTGGCGGTCAGCCTGGACGGTTCCCCCGTGGCCCACGACCGGCACCGGAGATTCGCCAACGGCCGCCCCAGCCACGCACGTGTGGCCGGGGCGCTGCGGCTGCTGAACAACCCTCGCCACAGGGAACTGTTTGTCGGGCTGCTGTGCACCGTGGACCTTGCCAACGACCCCGTCGAGACCTACGAGGCACTGCTGGAGTTCAGCGCACCCCGCGTCGACTTCCTTCTGCCGCACGGCACTTGGGAGTATCCGCCACCGGGCCTCGGACACCGCGAGGTTCCTCCGGCGCGGCCCCCGGCCGACGGGCCACCGGACGAGCCGACACCGTACGCCCAGTGGCTGGCCGCCGCGTTCGACCGGTGGTTCGACGCGCCGCGCAAGGAGACCCGGGTGCGGATGTTCGAGGAGATCATCTCAGGAGTGCTCGGGGGCGCCGTGCACACCGAGGCGTTCGGGCTCGCTCCGGTGGATCTCGTCGTCGTCGATGCCGACGGGACCATGCAGCACTCCGACTCACTGAAGGTCGTGGCGGAGGGGGCACCCGAAACGGGTTTGGACATATTCCGGCACTCCTTCTCGGACGCGCTGACCACCGAGACCGTACGGCGCCGACAGGCCGGGCTCCTCGGCCTCGGCAAGGTCTGCCGCGCATGCGCCCTCGTACAGGTCTGTGGCGGTGGCCTCTACACGCACCGCCATCACCACACCGAGGGCTTCGCCAATCCCTCGGTCTACTGCCGTGATCTCGCCGACTTCATCACCCACGTCCGCTCCCGGCTCAGCACGGCGCTGGCGCACCCCGACGGAACGCCGGAGGCACTCGGGCCGCACCATCCGTCAGCTCCGTCCTGAGCCGGGGTGCGACTCGGGGGCGGGGGCATGGCCAATGCGGCACCCCATGAACAAGCACACGGTGAACAGGAGTTGGGCGTGGAGATCGGGGGAAGCATGGATTCGGGCCCTGCCTGAAGGGGGCCCGTCCGGCCGGACAGGGGTATCGTTCTCTGTCTCGGCACGACTCAACCAAGGCTATGGCTGAGGGGTACCGGTTGGGGGGTGAGGAGGTGTGGGAGGCAGCCGAAGCGTGTGCACTTCCGCCGGAATCGGCCACCTTCCGAGGCGCGAGAACCCATTCACCCCGCGATAGGGACCCCGTGAACGCGGCACGTCGGGGGCTCGTTGGAACCATACTTCTTCCTGAGCTATGCGCGCAGGCGCGGACCGCGGGTCCTCGTCAAGCGGTTTTACGACGATCTGTGCGCGGAACTGCGGCGATTACGCAAGGGCAATCCCATGCCCTCCGACCGACCGTTTCTCGACGTCCAGTCCATTCAGGTGGGCCAGGACTGGAACGCGGCCCTCGGCGATGCTCTCGGCAACTGCCGCACCATGGTGGCCCTGTATACGAACGACTACTTCAGAAGCGACTTCTGCGGCCGCGAATGGAAGGCCTTCGAGGACCGGCAGCGCAGTCACAGAGAAGTGGCGGGAGTGGATGCGAAGGCTCTCATCCCCGTCCTGTGGGAGCCCGTACAGAGCATTCCGCCCGGCGCGGCCCACATCCAGTACGACAACCTCGCGTTCGGCGAGAACTACGCGCAATCAGGGCTGCGGCGCATCCTGGCGGCCGACCCGGGCGGCGGGGAGTACCGTCGTATCGTCAACCTCCTCGCGCGGCAGATCCTCGTCTCCGCCGAACACTTCCGCATACCGGCCGTAAGCGGTCTGGACCTCACCGCACCGGAATCCGCCGGTCCGTTCCCGTCCGCCGCCGACCGGGCGGAGCCTGGCAGCCACGCCCTGCTGCTCGTCGCCGCCCGCACCTCCGCGAGCGCCCACAAGTGGCCAAAGGACCCGGGGTGCCACGGGGAGAGCCCCACCGACTGGAATCCCTACCACGCCGAATCCGCAGAGCCAGTGGCCAGGAGAGCGAGCCAGCTCCTGGAGGAGCGCGGCTTCACCGTACGGACCGAGGTCGTCTCGGATGTGCTTGGCGCCACCCTGGACGAGGCCCGTGGGCAGGGACAGGTCGCGGTCCTCCTGGTGGAGGCGCAGGCCGCCGCGGACGAACCGTTCGGAAGAGCCCTCCGCGCCTACGACCGGAGCAACCATCCGGGCAGCGCGGCCGTGGTTCCGTGCGGTCAGGACGAGGCGGGTGACGGACCCCAGAGCAAGGCCTATTGGGAGGCGGTCCGGGGCGTCTTCCCGTTCAACTGGTCGAAAGGAGCCGGGGATCCCCTGCCCCTGCTCCAATCAGGGATCGGCTCGGACCAGTTCGACGGGGCACTCCACGCCGTTGTGGTAAAGGTGCAGAACCATCTCTTCTCCTTCCAGGAGACGCTCAAGCTCAGCTCCCTGGAGAGCGACCAGATCACGTCCACATCGCTCCCCGTCCTGAGCACAGTGGCCGTCCCACCCGACCAGACGAAGCCCGCTCCGCCGACACCTGCCCGCCCCGCCTCCGATCCGATTCTCTTAGAGCAGGAGCAGGACAGATGACCGATGACGACCGTGGCCGGGGCACCATCATCACCTTCTACTCCTTCAAGGGCGGCACGGGCCGCACCATGGCGCTCGTCAACACCGCCTGGATCCTCGCGAGCAACGGTCTGCGCGTCCTCGTCGTCGACTGGGACCTCGAAGCGCCCGGACTGCACACCTACCTCCAGCCCCTGCTGGCCGACCCCGAGCTCACCGAGAGCGCCGGCGTCATAGAGATGGTCAGTTCCTTCGCACGGCATGCCGTCGCGCAGCGGGTGGGCTCGGGGGTGTCCGACGCGGGCGCCAGCGCACCGCCCCCGCCGAAGGGCGACCTGCCCGACGCCCCCGGCCACCGGGAGCAGGCCCGCGTCGACCGCTACGTCGTCGGTACCGAACTGCGCCTGCCAGCGGGCGGAAAACTCGACCTCCTGCCCGCGGGCGTGCAGGACGCCGACACCTACGCGGTCAAGGTCAGCACCTTCGACTGGGGCGCGTTCTACCGCATGGGCGGCCCCGACTTCCTCACTGCCCTGCGCGACGACATGGCCGCGCGGTACGACTACGTCCTCATCGACAGCCGGACCGGCCTCAGCGACACCGCGAGCATCTGCACGATCGTCATGCCGGACATCGTCGTGGACTGCTTCACCCTCAGCCGACAGGGCATCAACGGCGCCGCCCACGTGGCACGTGCCATCCGCCTCAACTCCCACGCCCGACGCGACATCCGTATCGTCCCCGTCCCCATGCGCGTCGAGGACGCCGGGCGCGACCGCCTGGAGGCCGGCCGCTACCAGGCGCGGAGCCTGTTCGCGCCCTTCCTGGACTGGGTGCCGCCCGAGGAGCAGGACCAGTACTGGAGCAGCGTCGAGATACCGTACAAACCCAGCTACGCGTACGAGGAGATCCCCGCGACCGTCGGAGAGCGACGGCAGGACGGCACCCTCCTCGCCGCGTTCGAACGGCTGACCGCCCGGCTCACCGACAACCGGGTGACCCGCCTGAGCAACCTGCCCGAGCCCTACCGCCGTACCCTGCGCGCGGAGTACGAGCGCACCTCGCCGACCCTGCGCAAGGACTTCTACGTCAGTTACACGGCGACTGACCGGCTCTGGGCGGACTGGACCGTCAGCGTGCTGCGAGCCGCCGGCTACGAGGCGACGCTCGCTCCGATCGAGACGGACGGACTCGCCGACACGCCCCCCGCACCGACCGGCCTCGATCGCACGCTCGCCGGCGAGGGGCGCATGGTGGTGCTGCTCTCGCCGGAGTACACCGCCCATCCGCGGGCACGGGAGATCTGGCAGCAGATCAGCCGCCGTGACCCGGTCGGCCGAATCGGCATGGCCGTTCCCCTCCGTGTCGGCGACTCCCCGCCACCGCCGGAGTTCGCGCCCCCCTCGACGGTCAGTCTCGCCGGGGTCTCCGCCGAGGAGGCCGTGGCCCGACTGCTGACCAGCGTCGACCGCAGCGGCTCGACGGACCCGGCCTCCCGCCCGGCCACCGGGGGACTGACCGCCGCGGCCCGGTTGCCCGGCACTCCACCGCAGGTCATCGGCGGGCGGCCGCAACGCAACGTCGCCTTCACCGGCCGCCGGACGCTCATCGAACGGCTGCGCGACAGCCTGCTCGCCGGTACCACTGCCGTTCTGCCCCAGGCCCTCTACGGCCTCGGAGGTGTGGGGAAGACACAGGTCGCGCTCGAGTACGCGTACCGCTTCGAATCGGACTACGATCTCGTCTGGTGGATCAACGCCGCAGAGCCGACGCAGATCCGCCAGGACCTGAACACGCTGGCCGGGCATCTCGGTGTGCCCCTCGGTGGCAAGGACTTGACGGCCGTATGCAACGAGGTTCTGGACAAGCTACGGCGCGGCACCCCCCACGCGCGTTGGTTGCTCGTGTACGACAACGCCGAGAAGCCGGCCGACCTGGACGGTCTGGTTCCGGTCAGCGGGCCCGGTCACCACATCCTCATCACCTCGCGGAACCCGGCCTGGGCCGAACGCGCCGCACGCATCGAGGTCGATCTCTTCACCCGTGACGAGAGCGTCGCCCTGCTGCGCCGCTACAACCAGGCCCTCGAACCCGCCGAGGCGGCTCGGGTGGCCGAGGAACTCGGGGACTTCCCGCTGGCCGTGAGCCTCGCCGCCGCGTCACTCCAGGAGTCGGCGATGCCCGTGGACACCTATGTGGAGATGCTCCGTACTCAGATGACCGACATCCTGCGCAGCCAGTCTGCTCCCGATTACCCGACGTCGGCGGCGGCCAGCTGGTCACTCGACCGGCTGAAGACCCGCACGCCCGCCGCGGCCGCCCTGCTCCAACTGTGCGCGTTCTTCGGGCCCGACCCGATCCCACGGGACATGCTCAGCAGCCGGCCCGCCCTCGAACTCCTCGAACGCCACGACCCGAGCCTGTCCGACCCCCTGCTGATGAGCAGGCTGTACGGAGAGATCGTCCGCAACGGACTCGCCCAGGTGGACCAGCGGACCGACACCCTGACGCTGCACCGCCTCATCCAACGCGTGCTCCGCGATCAGCTCACCGTCGACGAGCAGACCGCCATGCGGGACCGCGCCCACGCCGTACTCGGCCAGGCCAACCCCAAGGACCCCGACGAGTCCGAGAACTGGCGACGCTACGCCGCCCTGCTGCCGCACCTGTGGCCCACCCGGGCCGAGGAGAGCGACAGCCTCCCGGTACGGCAGTGGATCTGCGACACCGTCCGCTATCTGTGGCGCAGCGGCGACGCCGACACGGCCAACCGGACAGCCGAACGGGTGCTCGCCGCCTGGCTGCCCCGCCTCGGCGAGGACGACGCGCTGGTGCTGCGCCTGCGCACCGAACTCGGCAACGCGCTGCGCGACCAGGGCCGCCTGGCGGAGGCGTACGACGTGACCCGCGACGCCCACGAGCGGGGCAGCCGGGTCCTCGGCGAGGACCACCCCTACACCCTCGGCGCGGCCTCCAGCCTCGGCGCCGACCTGCGCGGTGTCGGCCGGTACGCCGACGCCATGGAGAGCGACCGCGAGAACCTGCGCCGCACCCGGCGGGTCTTCGGCGACAGCCATCCGCGTACGCTCATGGCGGCCAACAACCTCGCCGTGTCCGAGTTCCTGTCCGGCAACCGCCAGGCGGCCCGCGACACCAACCGGGAGATGCTCAAACAGTGGCGGGAGATCTCGGGGTCCGACCATCGCTCCACACTCAACTCCGCCGTGAACTACGCCCGGGACCTACGGGCTGCCGGGGCGTTCCGCGAAGCGCTCAAGCTCACCGAGGACACCTTGGAGCGCAGCCGGCACGCGCTGGGGCCCGACCACTTGATCACCTTCCGTGCCTCCCTCGGCGCCGCGATCCTGTACCGCAGGCAGGGCGAGTACGAGAAGGCGTACGCACTGACGAACGACACCTACGAACAGGCACTCAAGCAGCTGGGCCCGGATCACCACGACACCCTGGCCATCGCGACGAACCTGAGCGCGGACCTCTACGACCGGGGAGAGTCGGTCCGGGGCCGCGAACTCGCCAAGGAGACCCTCAACCGCTACGAGCACCGGTTCGGTCCGGATCACGTCTTCACGCTCGCCTGCGCCAACAACCTCGCCATCCTGCTCCGGCTGACCGGCGAGCAGGGAGCCGCGCTGGAACTGTCGACTCACACAGTCGACCGCTTCCGTCGACTTCTCGGACCGAGCCATCCCTACACCCTCACCTGCATGCTGAACCACGCGACGGACCTGTCCGAGAGCGGTGACCACGCACGAGCCGTGATGGTGGGCCGGGAAGCGTACGAGGGCCTCGGCGAGGTACTCGGCCCCAACCACTATCTCGCCATCGCCGCCGCCTCGAACCTCGCGGCCGAACTGCGCGGCGATGATTCGGAGGACGCCGAGCGGCTCCACGAGGAAGCGGGCCGGCTCCACGGCGAGGCGGAGCGCCGCGCCGTCGACAGCGGGGAACTCGGCGGTGACCACCCCATGACCCGGGCGGTCACCCGCTGGCAGCCCATCGACGCGGACATCGAACCGGCGGTCACCTGACCTGACGGCCGGCCGAGGCAGGCCCTGCGGGCGATCCTGTCCGCAGGGCCCACGTGGCTGTCACGTGGCCGAACCCGGCACCACGGATCCTCGCGGGAGCCCCTGTCACGGGAACAGCAGTCGCCGAAACGTTCATTCGCCATTCGGCAGCATGTCTGAGAGCGGCGGCGGCAGGGTAGGACCTCGATGCCGTCGGTGCGGCGCGGCACGGTGGGGGGCACCTTGGAGCAGCCGTATTTCTTTCTCAGCTACGCCAGGCGGGACGACCGGGCGGCTTATGTGGGGCGGTTCTACGACGACCTGCTGGAAGCCCTCGCCATGCCGGTGACGGGATCGGCCCGGCAGCCCGCCTTCCGTGACGTCAAGAACATCATGCTCGGTGACCAGTGGCTTCTTGAACTGAGCCGTGCGGTGGGCTCGTGCCGGGCCATGGTCGCGCTCTACTCCCCGGCCTACTTCCGGAGCGAGTACTGCGGCAAGGAGTGGACCCACTTCGCCGCCCGCGTGGAGCGCTACCACCAACTGACCTCCGTACAGCCCCGCGCACTGGTCCCGGTGATATGGGAACCCGTCCCGCAGAGCCGGATGCCCCTCGAGGTCCGGGCCATCCAGTACACCGAGGCGGGACTGGGGGAGAAGTACCTCAGACACGGGCTGCTGCATCTGATGCAGTCCGACCCCGGCGGGCCCGCGTACCAGCACGTCGTCGCGGAGCTGGCCGAGCGGGTGCGCAGGGCGGCGGAGCCGTTCAACCTGCCTGTCGACAGACCCCCGGCGTTCGACCTGTCGAAGGTCCGGGGCTGCTTCCCGCTCGCCGAGGCAAGAAAACTCACCGGCCACGTCCGGATCTTCGTCGCGGCCGGCACTGAGTCGAAGCTTCCGGTCGGACGTTCACACACCACGTACTACGGGGAGGGCCCATGCAAGTGGACGCCGTACAGTCCGCCGCGCGACCCGACCGTGGTGGAGCGGGCCGCGCAGGTCCTCTCCCTGGAGGGACATACCGCGAGCGCGGAGGCGGTGAACCGCGAGCTGAACAGCAAGCTGGAGCGGGCCCGCCACCTCAACCAGGTGTGTGTCCTGCTCGTGGACGCCTGGTCGGCGCGCGACGAACGGTACCGAGGTCCACTCGTCAGCTACGACAAGACGCACCACCCGACGACCGCGGTACTCGTACCCTGCAACGAGAACGACATGGAGTCGGGTACGCACAACGCGGCCCTGTGGGACGCGGTCAGAGATGTCTTCCCACGGAACTGGCTGCGCCGCAACGACCCCCGTGACCCGGTGTTCTGGGCGCCCGTCGACCAGCACGAGTTCGACGAGATGCTGGCCAGGGCCGTGGCCGTGACCCAGAACCGAATCGCCGTCAGCGGCCATGTCCGGCGACTGCCACCGGGCGCCCCACCCGGGGCGATGCCCCGGCTGTGATCCGTCGACCACGACTGCCCAGGAGACCGGATGAGCACATCCAGCGAACCGGACGGCCGCGGCCAGGTCGTCACCTTCTACTCCTTCAAGGGCGGTGTCGGACGCACGATGGCCCTGGCGAACGTGGCATGGATCCTGGCCAGTCGGGGCAAGCGCGTCCTGGCCGTCGACTGGGACCTGGAGGCCCCGGGCCTGCACAGCTACTTCCACCCGCTGCTCACCGACCCCGAACTGCGTGACACCGACGGGCTGATCGACCTGCTGCGCGCCTACCAGCAGGCGGTACTGCTGCCCGGCCACGAGGAGGCACCACAGGACGACGGATGGTTCCGCCGGACGCTGGACCTGACGCCTTACGTGGTCGGCCTCGATCTGAAGTTCGCGAGCGGCGGACGGCTGGACTTCCTGCCCGCCGGACGGCAGAGCGCCGTGTACTCGGACTCCGTCACGTCCTTCGACTGGCATTCCTTCTATGAACGGCTCGGCGGGGGATCGTTCCTGCTGGCGATGCGTGAGGAAATGGCCGCCCGCTACGACTACGTCCTGATCGACAGCCGTACGGGCGTCACCGACAGTTCGGGCATCTGCACGGTCCTCTTACCCGACCACCTCGTCCTCGGCTTCGTCTACAACCTGCAGAACATCCGGGGCTCCGCGCACGTCGCCCGCGCCGTGACCAGGGGCGCCCGACGGCCGATCCGGCTGATGCCGGTGCCCATGCGGGTCGAGGACGCGGAGCGGGAGCGGCTCGAGATCAGCCGAGACCGCGCCCGGGAGGTATTCGGTGGCCATCTGTCGTGGGTGGACGAGGGCGACGTCGAACGGTACTGGGGCGACGTGGAGATCCCGTACAAGACGTTCTACGCGTACGAGGAGATCGTCGCACCCGTCGGTGACCGCCCGTTGCAGGAAGGCACCGTACTCAAGGCCTGCGAACGGCTCACTGACTGGATCACCGACGGTGAGGTCCGGCGCGCCGCTCCCCTGCCGGACGAGGAGCGGCAACGGCTGCTGACCGCGTACATGAACAAGAGCAGGGCCACCAGCGCCCGTCTCTTCGTCAGTTACGCGCCGGAGGACCGGATCTGGGCGGAGTGGGCGGCCTGGCATCTGGGGTCCGCCGGTTTCCGCGTCACGCTGCACGACATCACAGAGATCAAGCCGGGCGAGACCGCTCCGGAGGTGGTGCGTGCCCTGGCGGAGGAAGGCAGGGTCCTCGCCCTGCTGTCCGAGGAGTACATCGCGGTGCCGCAGTCCGTCGTGCTCTGGCGGGCGCTGACGGTCAGGGAGCGCGCGCTGGCCCCCGAACTCGTCGCGGTTCGCGTTCAGGGTGCCGAGCGGGCCCTTGAGCCGCCCTTCGACCTCGCTGCCGCGCCCAGCATCGCCCACCTCACGGCTGTGAACGCGGTACGGCGGCTGAGGCAGAGCGTCGGCCCGCCGCCCTCGGCCCCGGTGCGCGGTGCACCCGTCCTGCTGACCACGGAACCCCCGCGCTATCCGGGCGCCGATCCGACCGTGGAGTCGATGCCACCGAGGAATGTCGGTTTCACCGGCCGGAACGCGCTGCTCCACGAGTTGCGGGACCGGCTGACCTCCACCGAGGGGTCCTCGTCGCCGCAGGTCCTGGTGGGTCTCGGCGGAGTGGGCAAGACCCAGACGGCACTGGAGTACACCTACCGTTATCGCGCTGCGTACGACGTGGTGTGGTGGGTCCCGGCCGCTGAGCCCGCGGCCATCGCCTCCGAACTGGCTCGCCTCGCACCCCGACTCGGCATCGAACACGGGCAGGACACCGCGCTCACCGCTCAGCGGGTGCTCAGGGCTCTGGCCGGCGGAACGCCGTACCGCAACTGGCTGCTCGTCTTCGACAGCGCGGGTGCCCCGGGCAAGACGGCCGAGTGGCTCCCCGCCCAGACGTCGCAGGGTGGGCATGTGCTTGTCACCTCCCGCGACCGTACGTGGGAAGAGGCCGGAAACGTGCTTCCGGTCGAGGTGTTCAGCCGGGCCGAGAGTGTGGCTCTCCTGGGTCGGCACAACCCGGGCCTCGACCCGGACAGCGCGCAGCAGATCGCGCACGAACTCGGTGACCTCCCCCTCGCCGTCCACCAGGCCGCGGTGTGGCTGAGCGCCACGGCCATGCCCGTCGACCGCTATCTGCACCTGTTGCGTACACAGACCACGGAACTGCTCAAGCGCACCGAGAAACGACCGCTGGAGATGGCGGGCTGGCTGGTGTCGTTGGAGGAGATCCGGGCCAACAGCCCCGCCGCCGCGGACTTGTTGGAGATCTGCTCCTTCTTCGGCGCCGACCCCATCCCCATGGACCTGTTGTACACCCCTTCTCTGATGGACGCTCTGACGCTCGACGAGGGCGTCCCCCGGGACGAGGTGACCATCGGCAAGGTCTTCCAGGAGATCAACCGGTTCGGGCTGGCCCAGGCGGACCAGGAGGAGGGCACGCTCGTCATCCACCGGCTGGTGCAGGCGGAGGTCAGGCACTCGCTACCCGAGGAACGGTGCCGGCACTTGCGCTCGGTGGTGCATGCCGCGCTCGCCGCGGGCAACCCCGGGGCCCCTGTCGACCCCGAGAAGTGGCCGCGCTATGCGCAGTTGCTGCCTCATCTGTTGCCCAGCCGTGCAGCGGGCAGCGACGATCCGGACGTGCAGCAGTGGATCATCGACACGGTGCGCTGTCTGTGGCGCCGTAATCTGCTCGCCTCCGGGCGGGACACCGCCCAACGCGTCCTCGAGCAGTGGACCGAGCGCCTGGGGCCGGATGACATCCAGGTACTGCGGCTGCGCACCCAGCTCGGCAACATCCTGCGTTCCCAGGGTGCTTCACGTGAG
Protein-coding sequences here:
- a CDS encoding YceI family protein, with the protein product MPLGLLRRRFTRASGGGAGPVFPVPAGAGVVVREVLDPVNEPMGGAEVTVTEIRTHRVTARGTTDPYGFFMAVMPPGDYSLLIVAEGLEPHRETIAVVADAGLAPERVWLQSARQLELPTPGTWLFDPPHTAIRFIAKHVGMAHVHGRFERFEGGLRVEHDMSQSRVHVRIDASSITTGNNTRDTHLRSADFLDVERFPYIDFTSHRFAYRGGSKWTLLGSLTMHGVSRSVALDTTYLGTVNGGYGEELRCAALAKSELHREDYTLNWRSMLARGIAVVGPTIQLELDVQAMYRTHDTPTPPD
- the fxsA gene encoding FxSxx-COOH cyclophane-containing RiPP peptide, translated to MDAPQNSHNSMRLVDISEISPALLDAVAGKDTVLGHAVRRHLQEQDGSSRTTGIVFNSAL
- a CDS encoding FxsB family cyclophane-forming radical SAM/SPASM peptide maturase, which codes for MEAGAGGLPQVPFRQFLLKIHSLCNLSCDYCYVYFAADQSWRRRPGVMALDTVRQAVDRIAEHAREHRLPMVRIILHGGEPLLVGKAHLGELLTVLAERLAPEVEVRCSLQSNGTLLDHDFLELLLRHRVGVAVSLDGSPVAHDRHRRFANGRPSHARVAGALRLLNNPRHRELFVGLLCTVDLANDPVETYEALLEFSAPRVDFLLPHGTWEYPPPGLGHREVPPARPPADGPPDEPTPYAQWLAAAFDRWFDAPRKETRVRMFEEIISGVLGGAVHTEAFGLAPVDLVVVDADGTMQHSDSLKVVAEGAPETGLDIFRHSFSDALTTETVRRRQAGLLGLGKVCRACALVQVCGGGLYTHRHHHTEGFANPSVYCRDLADFITHVRSRLSTALAHPDGTPEALGPHHPSAPS
- a CDS encoding TIR-like protein FxsC, producing MEPYFFLSYARRRGPRVLVKRFYDDLCAELRRLRKGNPMPSDRPFLDVQSIQVGQDWNAALGDALGNCRTMVALYTNDYFRSDFCGREWKAFEDRQRSHREVAGVDAKALIPVLWEPVQSIPPGAAHIQYDNLAFGENYAQSGLRRILAADPGGGEYRRIVNLLARQILVSAEHFRIPAVSGLDLTAPESAGPFPSAADRAEPGSHALLLVAARTSASAHKWPKDPGCHGESPTDWNPYHAESAEPVARRASQLLEERGFTVRTEVVSDVLGATLDEARGQGQVAVLLVEAQAAADEPFGRALRAYDRSNHPGSAAVVPCGQDEAGDGPQSKAYWEAVRGVFPFNWSKGAGDPLPLLQSGIGSDQFDGALHAVVVKVQNHLFSFQETLKLSSLESDQITSTSLPVLSTVAVPPDQTKPAPPTPARPASDPILLEQEQDR
- the fxsT gene encoding FxSxx-COOH system tetratricopeptide repeat protein, producing MTDDDRGRGTIITFYSFKGGTGRTMALVNTAWILASNGLRVLVVDWDLEAPGLHTYLQPLLADPELTESAGVIEMVSSFARHAVAQRVGSGVSDAGASAPPPPKGDLPDAPGHREQARVDRYVVGTELRLPAGGKLDLLPAGVQDADTYAVKVSTFDWGAFYRMGGPDFLTALRDDMAARYDYVLIDSRTGLSDTASICTIVMPDIVVDCFTLSRQGINGAAHVARAIRLNSHARRDIRIVPVPMRVEDAGRDRLEAGRYQARSLFAPFLDWVPPEEQDQYWSSVEIPYKPSYAYEEIPATVGERRQDGTLLAAFERLTARLTDNRVTRLSNLPEPYRRTLRAEYERTSPTLRKDFYVSYTATDRLWADWTVSVLRAAGYEATLAPIETDGLADTPPAPTGLDRTLAGEGRMVVLLSPEYTAHPRAREIWQQISRRDPVGRIGMAVPLRVGDSPPPPEFAPPSTVSLAGVSAEEAVARLLTSVDRSGSTDPASRPATGGLTAAARLPGTPPQVIGGRPQRNVAFTGRRTLIERLRDSLLAGTTAVLPQALYGLGGVGKTQVALEYAYRFESDYDLVWWINAAEPTQIRQDLNTLAGHLGVPLGGKDLTAVCNEVLDKLRRGTPHARWLLVYDNAEKPADLDGLVPVSGPGHHILITSRNPAWAERAARIEVDLFTRDESVALLRRYNQALEPAEAARVAEELGDFPLAVSLAAASLQESAMPVDTYVEMLRTQMTDILRSQSAPDYPTSAAASWSLDRLKTRTPAAAALLQLCAFFGPDPIPRDMLSSRPALELLERHDPSLSDPLLMSRLYGEIVRNGLAQVDQRTDTLTLHRLIQRVLRDQLTVDEQTAMRDRAHAVLGQANPKDPDESENWRRYAALLPHLWPTRAEESDSLPVRQWICDTVRYLWRSGDADTANRTAERVLAAWLPRLGEDDALVLRLRTELGNALRDQGRLAEAYDVTRDAHERGSRVLGEDHPYTLGAASSLGADLRGVGRYADAMESDRENLRRTRRVFGDSHPRTLMAANNLAVSEFLSGNRQAARDTNREMLKQWREISGSDHRSTLNSAVNYARDLRAAGAFREALKLTEDTLERSRHALGPDHLITFRASLGAAILYRRQGEYEKAYALTNDTYEQALKQLGPDHHDTLAIATNLSADLYDRGESVRGRELAKETLNRYEHRFGPDHVFTLACANNLAILLRLTGEQGAALELSTHTVDRFRRLLGPSHPYTLTCMLNHATDLSESGDHARAVMVGREAYEGLGEVLGPNHYLAIAAASNLAAELRGDDSEDAERLHEEAGRLHGEAERRAVDSGELGGDHPMTRAVTRWQPIDADIEPAVT
- a CDS encoding TIR-like protein FxsC, which gives rise to MPSVRRGTVGGTLEQPYFFLSYARRDDRAAYVGRFYDDLLEALAMPVTGSARQPAFRDVKNIMLGDQWLLELSRAVGSCRAMVALYSPAYFRSEYCGKEWTHFAARVERYHQLTSVQPRALVPVIWEPVPQSRMPLEVRAIQYTEAGLGEKYLRHGLLHLMQSDPGGPAYQHVVAELAERVRRAAEPFNLPVDRPPAFDLSKVRGCFPLAEARKLTGHVRIFVAAGTESKLPVGRSHTTYYGEGPCKWTPYSPPRDPTVVERAAQVLSLEGHTASAEAVNRELNSKLERARHLNQVCVLLVDAWSARDERYRGPLVSYDKTHHPTTAVLVPCNENDMESGTHNAALWDAVRDVFPRNWLRRNDPRDPVFWAPVDQHEFDEMLARAVAVTQNRIAVSGHVRRLPPGAPPGAMPRL